Proteins from one Montipora foliosa isolate CH-2021 unplaced genomic scaffold, ASM3666993v2 scaffold_391, whole genome shotgun sequence genomic window:
- the LOC137987844 gene encoding uncharacterized protein, with product MATRKLLVRVMNDPNNKRTFKKFRIEEFPEMDVQSTTRMLVDMYGEHLGFSEAERAEIGYIGYSNKKFKITSNDDLQRAFESGELHKNQQAVFYICRKQEESASKRTAKDVAQGKTAPVQVSPDDSETDSDDSSKNKRPRKQSKGKSLEKTIERLRSIHEDKWGLGEYRLWATALERGHHSSYQEPPDYPVFSNTSKKRTKSASELTQALTEVASVFLKSSRSDVSSHAEQASADKATYNRTELLKQMQMLSELYQSGALSKEEFEEQKKNVLRDISKC from the exons ATGGCTACCCGTAAATTATTAGTTCGGGTAATGAACGACCCCAACAATAAGAgaacttttaaaaaattcaggattGAAGAGTTCCCGGAGATGGATGTACAGAGTACCACGCGAATGCTTGTTGATATGTATGGAGAACACCTTGGTTTCAGTGAGGCAGAAAGGGCTGAAATTGGTTATATCGGctattcaaacaaaaaatttaaaattacatcAAATGATGACCTTCAGAGGGCTTTCGAAAGTGGCGAACTGCACAAGAATCAGCAAGCAGTCTTCTATATATGTAGAAAGCAGGAAGAGAGCGCTTCAAAACGAACTGCCAAAGATGTCGCGCAAG GAAAAACAGCCCCAGTGCAAGTGTCCCCAGACGACAGCGAGACAGATTCGGACGATTCCTCGAAAAACAAGAGACCACGAAAACAGTCGAAGGGAAAATCACTGGAAAAAACTATCGAACGACTACGTTCCATCCACGAAGATAAGTGGGGCCTCGGAGAATACAGGCTGTGGGCAACCGCATTG GAAAGGGGACATCACAGTAGTTATCAAGAGCCACCAGACTACCCTGTATTCTCAAATACTTCCAAGAAACGAACCAAAAGCGCATCTGAGCTTACACAAGCATTAACTGAAGTAGCATCTGTATTTCTAAAAAGCAGCAGATCCGACGTATCTTCCCATGCTGAACAG GCATCCGCTGATAAAGCCACATACAACAGGACAGAGCTATTAAAACAGATGCAGATGCTAAGCGAGCTATACCAATCAGGAGCTCTCTCCAAAGAAGAATTCgaagaacagaagaaaaatgTCCTGCGTGACATCTCAAAATGTTAG
- the LOC137987843 gene encoding uncharacterized protein produces the protein MPAPYSLDLRWRIVELHFVENKTKRSIARHLRISMSTVHRILQRLAEYGHVRPARIGRPDIAALLTRAQLLVLMEHVLNNPTSYLKEMEQYLIDSTGSSSNLVGLHRILRHNGYSYKRDRGVTRNYGYNVRGQIATGRYVNPRSPRVTSISAVSYDGLIAAHMTRKTLNGRRFKRFLRNEIAPQLQPYNGVNDRSVVVMDNHAAHHVAGVEEIVEATGALLLYLPPYCPELNPIEGVFSIVKGWLRANDLMFLITPDPQEMILRGFFHVTRSDVQSLYTHCGYS, from the exons ATGCCTGCTCCATATAGCTTGGATCTTCGCTGGCGTATCGTAGAGCTGCACTTTGTAGAGAACAAAACTAAGAGGTCTATAGCGCGCCATTTAAGGATATCAATGTCTACAGTGCACCGTATACTACAAAGATTGGCAGAATATGGTCACGTACGCCCGGCAAGAATAGGAAGGCCAGACATTGCAGCGTTGTTAACAAGAGCGCAGCTTCTTGTGCTCATGGAACACGTATTGAACAATCCCACAAGTTATTTGAAGGAAATGGAGCaatatttaattgattcaaccgGGAGCTCTTCAAACTTAGTCGGTCTTCATCGTATTTTGAGGCACAATGGCTACTCATACAAACGG GATCGTGGAGTAACCAGAAATTATGGTTATAACGTGAGAGGACAGATTGCTACGGGTCGGTATGTAAATCCTCGTTCTCCAAGAGTTACATCTATATCAGCTGTCAGTTATGATGGCCTTATAGCGGCACACATGACAAGGAAAACGCTGAATGGCAGAAGGTTTAAACGCTTCCTGAGGAATGAGATCGCACCCCAGCTTCAGCCGTATAACGGAGTCAATGACCGATCTGTTGTTGTTATGG ATAACCATGCAGCCCATCACGTCGCAGGTGTAGAGGAGATTGTAGAGGCTACTGGGGCACTTCTTTTATATCTCCCACCTTATTGTCCCGAATTAAATCCAATCGAAGGAGTATTTTCTATAGTAAAAGGATGGCTTCGAGCAAACGATTTGATGTTTCTTATCACGCCAGACCCACAAGAAATGATATTGAGGGGATTCTTTCACGTCACTAGAAGTGATGTACAATCACTTTATACACACTGTGGTTATTCGTAA